tttaactttttttactttttagtttattgttgttgttgtattattttcaatttttgttgttgttgttagaacTTAGTTATATGCacaaaaaagtgtttcaaattttttcttgcaTTAATTTGTTATTGGCTCTTGGCGCGcactttaataaatttcagctgtttttccttttttgatatttttttttaaatttttttttcgatttttttctttcgacCAAACCCCGGAAAAATACTTAAAGCAATTTTTAGCGCTTACTAGTATTCTACCGAAAATTGTATAGGCGCACAACGCAGTTATTTTCGTGTAAAAGTGTACGACAGACACGCGTCAATCAAACGAATCGCTCGCCAAGAACAGGTGGCAATTGCCGTTACTGCCTACCGAATACAAAAACACAAAGCACCAAAGCAAATGTCAACAGCGAGCGCGTGAGGCTGTGAAGCACTTAGAATGGATGCTTTTTTcgattattataaatttttcgtatttttttttgctgtataTTCACAACAACACCATCAAAGTTAgtggtttttatttttggctaAAAGGAAATGCGAGGGAAAAAGGTCGCAAGCGAAACGCAAATTATCTACACTTTTATGCTCCAGCACGGGCGGCAATTTCACGCAGAGCAGGCCAAGTCACAGCAGCCACTGGTAGCGATGTTGAGCGGACGACAACTTTTGCAAGCGCACGAGCAAGTGCTACGCGTATATGTATGCGTAGCAGCAGCAGCGAACCTTTGCGTCCGAAACTTtatttgtacaaaaacaaaaaaaaatgctatAGCGAGCGTTTAGCTTTTAGGCTGACGAGTTTTCCGCGCGACGACTTCTGCCTCCAACGAGCGACGACAACAAATTGAATACTTGGCGTTCGAATGATAGTTTTGGAGTCATCTCCAGCTTGTATCGCGCTCCAAAGCAGCAAAACGACCACACACTCTACTCAGAATCACATACACACGTCGCTCTCATACAAGCGGAGAAACGCAGCTCGTCTACATTTTTGTGCATATCTCTGGAGCTGAGCTCTGCTGGTGCCTTGTTCGTGATTTGACAATGTTTCAATtccgcattgttgttgtagttattatTTACCTCACACACTTCATACAGTTCCAGCGATGTTTGttggtattttgttgttgttgttggcatactCATATTATTGTTTGTGATTATAAGCTCCGCAATGCTCAGTCTCTCAgactttttgtttgtatgtaaaccgtattttttattgttgctgtaacatttgtttgttttgttgttgtaatattcgTGGTTTTTTTACAgtgatatttgtttatttttgttgttgtaatatttatttctgcCACAAATTGAGTTTGCTCACCTCTTTCATGGCTGCAAGTGCGTTCCAAAGCTTTCAGTTAACGCTCCGAAGCCCGTTTCAAAGTGTTTCGTTTCGCATTTGTTCCGCCCAATTAACTGCTGCTGCACTGAAATTGACTATCCCATATTCTCGCTTTAAGCTTTCCGTTTTGCTGTTCAGTCGTTAGTTGCACCTTGGTGGTTACTGCGCCGAGGAAAGCTTTTAGTCGCACTTTCAGCAGAAAATAGTGTTTGGCAAGCTTTTATTTTGACCAGGCTAAGTGAAGTGGCTTTTTCATTGATTAAATACAGATATGTTATATGTTTATGTGGTGTTAGACCTGTAATTAATTGTGTGGTGACTTAAATGGGGTACAGGTCCTTCGAGTTCAAAGTCAAAatgatttcaaattatttataatttaatatgatATATTTATAGGGAAATACGAACATTGTTGAGGACCCTAAAATCATCAAACGCATTTTTACATTTGACCAAATGGGCCGAAAccggaaaatcaaaaattcgctGAAAGCACTGTAGACCATTCCAGTTGAAGCTTATAGTGAAAGTGTAAAGAAAATTGGAGCGTTGGCATGATTGTATTTTCCCAAAAGtatattcagttttatcaaaagcacAATCCTACCAGAGGTGCACAGCTTTCAAAGACGGTCTAGAGATCGTTAaaaacatgcctcgttctggacaacCTTCGGTCTTTTCAACTGatggaaatatatattaaaaaagtaaaggataTAATGCTTAAAAATCGCCAGACAAGTGTTAGGGAATTGGCAAGAGAgaatctctcgcgagtccgttcgaatgattttatgtatattttgggtatgaacgCATTCTTGcttgactcgtcccgataaagctgattttttttttcaaaaaagagtaccgtaaacagatcTCCTTGGACATTGTTGATCGAGCATTAAAACTGCCGACATGGGTTGATGAGTTTGATATGAAAACAAGTCAACACTCCTTAGAAccacattgtttttttttatattcgtggtttggtgcattatgagtttgttccggagggacaaaCGGTCAATAAAGAGTTCTAATGGGTTGTATTAAGGCGTTTAGGGTGAGAACATCCATCGAATACAGCCGGAATTGTGAAAGAACAATAATATGCACCATCGCATTGAGCCAATATTATGATCTATTTTAAACACAAGGAATACCATCGACCAACCCCGTATGCACTAGATTTggttccgtgtgattttttcttgttccttaaATTGAAATCGTTGCTCCCTGGAACCTGTTTTTAGtcgatcaaagagataaaaacaaaattcccAGAAGGAGCTGAAAGCTATCCCAAAAAgagtttcgaggactggaaaaataattggcataagtgtatgaCATCTAGTGGGGAATactttgaaggcaacaaaatatgtaaatgttaatGAGTGATTACATACTTTGAGACTTCCAGGTAAGTTCTATAAAGACTAAAATACTTCACAGATAAtggtttaataaatataataatggtTACAATAGATGGAATGGgggaaaataattttctattgaatgaCCACCATTGCTTCCAAAAGGTACTTATCTTTAATTAGTATGTCTCTCTTCACTTTATTGCTAAAGTTGTCTGCAGTTCTAGGCCATTTACGTGTTCATAATTGGTATCAATTGAATCTTCTATGAGAATAAGGAGATACCTGGGACATTGGTCGCTACTAATCTACCCAATGATGATGATGAGAATTGTTTAAGATGCCACAATATGggttctaattttatttttactaatcaTTAAACTCAGCACCAGCTTCCTCCTCAAGATGTTTAATTTTGCCTTCTGGAAAATCTGAGCGTGCTCATTAAAACTTGGAAGAGTTTTACCATACAGTATATTTGAAACTTTTAgcgatttataaaaatatgtctcAACAATATAAATGTTTCCCGATCAGGTCTTTAAATATAAGAATACGAGTATAAGTCTCCACAATCtattacatttattataatttaaaaaaaaaattaattttttcctaaaaaacaCAGCATTACACAGCActtacttgaaattttatttaaaatagaaaaccgAAAAACCGAtcactcaaaaaaattttagtctTGCTTCATTAATTGAACGCTTGAAAACTgctcaataattaaaatttatttttttctcttttgaactgcaaagcgaaaatttttaaaaatatccgCAAAAACGATCGGAGTAAGCGAAATCGGCACACAAATGTTACCGATGGCGCAAAACGATTGCTTTCTCAGCATGAGTCAAGATTATCTCATCTGTACGACGATACACAAAGCGCGACAGTTGGGAGTTTTCACAGGCGAGACCTTCGTACGCATTACGCTCGACAAAGCGCATAGGACGACCAAGCCTTATGCGCGCTCCGAAAACCCCTACTACAATGAGGTAATGCCAACACAatctcagcaaaaaaaaaattattacaacttCTCTTCGCAGTATTTCGTCTTCGAAATCCGCTGCACGCTTACCGAGCTCTTGCGTTTAACAGTGCTGTACGAAGTACGTAAGCGGAATGCCTGCAAGAAAACCATGTCACATGGTGAATTACTAATCGATCTGCAGAGCGTTTGGAATCAACCGAATCGTTGCTTCTTCAAAAAATGGGGTCGCCTGGAGGCCTCCATTGCCGACGTTTCTAATAATACGCCGGGCGCATGTAAGGGTTATCTGCAGATCGACTTGGCGATCGTGACACAGAACTCCGATCCCAATACTGTGCTGAGGCCACACGAAGATATGCTCGAGTTGAATCGGTGGCAAATTAATCAAGACTATGATAATATCGAGCGGTACGCGCGTAAGGGTAGAATATTGCTGAAATCTTTTCTAATTCTTTCTTCCTTAGCAATATGCTACAAAACGCAGATAATTCTATGCAGTGCAATATCCGTTATAATGTCACACTCTATAAGGCAGTGCTGACCAAGAAGAGTGACTATCTCATACAAGTATCCTTTGCTGGCAACCATGTACTTGTGACACCGTCCCATTCACCAATGACCTTTCATTTCTAAAGTTTAGATTCCATCCTTTCAAGGGCAAGACAAACGTTTGCAAGGCCACTACTCAACCGGAGTGGAACTACTCGGTGTGCTTCTCATGGACCTATCCATCCCTATCGCAAACCTTTGTCGTACAAATACTGTCACACGAGCACCTACAATGGAAGGCAATCGCTGACTATGAGATACATTTCGATGAGATCGCTTTTAAAGGTTTCTTCACGAGCGTGGAATCAGTCTTATATATTGCAATTATGATTTATTCGTTAACTTGACTTAAACacgtaacttttttttttttcagataaacCAGCCTTAGGTCCCACCTATGTACATTTTTATGACATATCAAATCCATTGCAATATCTGGGACGTCTTTTGGTGGAAGTCGATTCAGAGTGTCTACCAGCCGGTCCGGCCCGTGATCTCTTGACAAAGCCTGTTGCGCCGTTAGATGAGAAACGTTGGTGGCAAGAAGAGACATTTCTGGTAGAATTTCTACCATTACAGGGTGACTTCCTGCATGGCAATTTCAGTAACTGTAAAGTTACTATGAAACTAGCAGGTAATTCATAAAGCATTTTCTTATACCACATTTTTGGGAGCCTTTCTCAATCCAAGCAAAGATGTTAGAGAATACTTCAATTTTTCTGTTATAATAAATCTTGCTTCCAGAGAATTCCTCCAACTATGTGGAGTGCTTTCTGAAAAGTTATCCGGGTAAACATAACAATACTGGCaccagtttaaaatattttcgacagGAAGCACCATATAAAGCAGTCTATCTCAAAATCACAATGCCCGACAATCGCTACAAGTTCGATAGCGATTATTATATACAGGAAATTCTGGACTTAATAGTAAGAgcattatataaattattactgAACTATTTTAATATTCCCATTTTTATTTACTCCGCACAGGAATCAGAGCTCGCCACTTTTAAGCTCTTCCAAATCAAATACACCAATCAGTTTGTGCTGCAGGCCAAGTGTTTCAAGGCCATCATAATGAACTTGCAGAGTAAGCTGAAAGAAGGTGCCGAAGATAAGCGACTTGAATACACAGGCTTTAAAGAGACCACCATGTGGGATGCCAATCGATTGGTCTATGTTAATTCCTTTTTTGTAAGTGTGCAACTCACATCAAACCTTTGTGTATACGAAATTAATTTCCTTATGGTTTTACGCAGGAAAAGTTCCCTGAGAAGTTACGCGCTATGCGTCACAAGCTCAAGACAGCACCCGCTCCACTCATCGAGCCTACCATTGCTGAAGTCGTCGATCAAATGGTTTTACATTCCAACGAGCTCAAGAGTCTTTTGGCCACCACACGTCTACAGGATGAATGGCCCACACTTTTGATTATGCTCAGCGTATCGGGAAGGAATGATATTGCGGTGTGTCGTTTGAATGCCAAGTACTTTTTGAATGCGCCGAGAGATAAGACAGCGAGTCCAAATAGTTTGTGCTGGCGCACCAGGAACTTCATTTTTAAGGTGAGTTGGGTTCAGAAATAATAAGGGCAAGAAACTGGATATACCGGCGATACAGGAATTCCAACTTAATAAAACTCCAAACATCTCTCATTTCAGGACATTCAATGTCAGCATAGCTGCATCAACTGTGGCTGCAATGTCGGCGTTATACAAGGCTCTCTTGGTATTGTGGTGGATAGTGAACGTACCGAATACCTGGCCTCCATAACCAATGATTGGAAACAAACTGAATTATACTATTGGTCCCCAATAATCCACTATACGGTTTATAAATGTCGCATTTTCATACATCAAGCCAAGATACGTCCGGGCAGCGACTCAAGTGGTCTTTGTGACGGCTATCTACGCGTCATCTTCGGTTCACAGTGGGCGCAAACATCTACTGAAGAGTCCACACTCTCGCCCATATGGAATTGTGTGATCTGCTTCGATGTTGTCGTATTTCCCGGCAGTCTACAGTGGTATCTGAAGAATCCACCACTTGTCGCAGTCGAGTTGTACGATCGCGATCGCTTAACAGCGAACGATTATGTGGGTTGTGGTACTGTGCCGGTGTCGGTGATTAGTATGAAAGCGGCCGATGATAGTGCGCGTGAAGAACCTGAGAGTAGACTCAAGCCAAATAAAATGGTGAAGACACGTACTGCCATGCAGAAATATCACAAATTGAAGGTTATTTCGCCGCCACCATTAACTTGGGTGCCAATTGCTCAGCACGGTAGTGTGAGAGCCGAGGTGTTGATGTCTGCGGAGCTTGTTGAAACGACCGAAGAAATCGGTAAAATGGAAATGCCAGATCCCACCATAACAATGAATATACCGACGAGTATAAAGCCGATTATGAAGAACTTTGTGTGAGTAAAATTTTTTCGGGGTTGCTAGTCTAAAAGTACTTtacttcatgtttttttttttttaaagcttggAGGTGGTATTCATTGGTTTTAGAAACTACACCAAAACTACTTTTGGCGGCCGACATCGTATCAAGGTCATGATGGGTGATCTTCTGCTTACAAGTGGCTTGTCTTCGACGCGCTTGAAGAATAGCATAAACTTCTTGGTCATATTCGCATCTGGAGTTGTCGTGAGTATATCAGATGGTGGCGGATTTGAAATTTGAAGGAGAATGCTctgtaattattatatatatatgtatatctttttaGAGTCTTCCTGAACAACTCGAATACTGGCCCGCCATCATAGCCACCGATGTGTCCGTTTCGTCTAAAGGCGCTGAAACCACATTGGGCGCAGTTTTGATACCCGACTCAAAACGTTTTTTACAAGTAGACAAAACCGTGAAATGTATACCGGCAACTCCGGGTGAAGAGGGCACCACAATGTTGCAGATTGGTGAGTTGGAAGACAGCGAAACTCAGCCATTACTGCATAGAGAGAAACCGACTTTATTCCAACGAACTTTGGGcgttttcaaaaaatctcaAGATCCCGCAAAACTGCCGCCCATCGATAACACGGACTTAACGCAAATAATCGATGAAGCGCAGTACAGTTGGTGGACAAAATATTACAATTCCATATACACATATCAAGTGggcggtttgaaatttttgtgcacGAAGCTTTTCAGTATCATATTTTTTCTTAGGAAACTGGCGATCTCTCGCATTTGTATAAACATAGCCTGGTAATCTACCCGAACGAGTTGGAGCGCCAAGCCGATCTCGGTTATTTGCATGACTGGGCCGAGCCGGTAAAGCTAGTGCATGGCGTAAAGTACAAAAAGAACTCCATGCCGAAAGAGGAAACCTATGCTACgctgaaattaaatattaagcTTGTGCCTTGCAAATGTGGTGCAAACGATGGTGGCGACGGCATTATGTTGCGGCCGCTCGCAGCGGCACTAAATCCACGCTATCAAGCCGAGCTTCATACACTGACCGATCTAACAAAGATCGTTGTACGCGTTTATGTGATACAGGGTGTACAATTGCGGCCGCATGATAAAAATTCCAAATCGGATGCTTATGTGCGGTTGCACTTAGGCGGTAAAACGGTGGCCAATCGTGCACATTACGTGCCCAATGAAAGTAATCCGGTGTTCGGAAAGTGTTTTCAACTGGACGCTGTGTTACCGAGGTAAGTGCATAGAAAAAGTTGTCAAGATTATCGAGCCAGTTTTAGTCCTCTgcaataccagatggagttcagttactagatcCATGAGGAGTAGTAATCCTTTAAGATACCTCCGATTGACGCACATTTTAATAGACTCTGTGGACTCACTGTCGACACTTCCTCTAaagtatcataccgtggggtcCCCAGATGCTTATAGCATAGTCTTGCCAATATGGgataagtgcacaagagatgctccattgtttccttgGTGCCccgctctagacatttcctgcagtcttctcgatcagTCAAAggccagttagtattccgatcatgtccCTACAGTCTCTCCTATCGAGTgtcaataggaattttgtggacttccgatctaccgtattgcacaatgcatgggtttcacAATGTTGAACACGTTTTCGGGTGTAGGCCGTACACCaatcttggcaatctcgtccactatttcatttgCCCTCAATGACTTTGTGGCATCGGCTTCTGGCCGACATGCGATatgaggttactgccttgattgctgtttggctgcatacgtagatgttgactctagAATTGCCTGTAGGTGCTTAAGAGGCCAGCTCCGCGACTTTCGCAATAGCGAAGCCCTCAACTTGAAATACACTGCAGTGGTCCTGCAGCTTAAAAGCCTGCGGTATGCCTAACTCGGGACTTCATTGTAATTTTAATAGACTTTTTGAGAAACATGGTTCTTTGAGACgtttctgaatattttttattgtgaattatgtatattttgttctCTGGTATTCAAAGGCGTACAAGATGTTACACTGCTGTTGGTTGCGGTACCATACTTTGTAACCTAACCTCATCTCATTTTCATGTTGTTCGAAGACCAACACGTTtagtacctacatatgtatattttataaatctcATTGCCCGATTTCATTTACCATTACTTCTCAAATAATCACCATTTTTTAGAGACAATATGCTGGAAGTCTCTGTCTTCGACCGCAATTTATTTACCGACGACTATATTGGTTCCACTTACATAGATTTGGAAGACCGCTGGCGTACCAAACATCACGCAGCTGTTGGCATATCGAAGGAATATTCAAAGTTGGTATAAATTCActtaatatttactattttaacgattttaattattagaaatgaaaaataaataccatGCTCTTACAGAAGCGGCTACAACAAATGGCGTAATATTGCCACACCTTTcgaaatactctcagagctttGTTCGCAGCGCGATTTACCGCCACCGAAATTCCTTGAACAACGCATGGAGGTGGATGGTGTGAAGTTTAAGGACGAAACGAGACTTGCGTTGGGTTTGTTACTTTCGGTCTATGAATTTTTTATAGACTTATTCTTAAGAGTTCTTTAAAATTAATAGTTACTTGAGACCAGGGTTAATACTTGTACACAATGTTTTAGTTACCTTTTTCGTATTTATAAACTAATGGTGCCATCTTAAGCAAACTTCATTAGCTCATTCAGGTAGTAACTAAGAAGAGTTCGAATACTCATTATGAAAAAAGCCCTTTTTATAGAAAAACTCTATAAGTAAATTTCAGTTCCATATCAGTTGGTATTCATAAGAAACTCTAATTTGTAagccattttttcttttgattccAATGTCTCCACCAACAATGAAATTAGTGCAACAATTCCTACTTAAATCAAATATCTATTATTATCACCACACCTAAGCTATATGTTTTGAATATAATCTAATTCGACTCCATTTTCATCAATTAGACGAGGAGTTACAGGAGCGTCTAAGCCTAACAGCTCTACATCACTTGGATGAGCTACCATCGTTCGGCTACAAGTTAGTGCCAGAGCATGTAGAAACAAGGACATTGTATCGCCGCGATTGTCCTGGTATAGAGCAGGTAAGAAActttgaaacttaatttttcctAGTTCtagaacaaataaatttgtaggGATTTGATCGCAGTGAGAGTATAGGATATTTGTAGAAATATGAAATCAAAAGAGGAATATTAAAAACCAATTAACCTATATTTCGATGAGACATTGGATGATTATTTTTAAGAGATTTCTATTAATCTTTGACAGCAGGAAGTAATATATATATGGTAGTCGAAattgttttttcgtattttgtcaatagttgTCGTTACAGTTCAATCAtatgtgtcataccatatagcgTTGGAACGGTGAgatttaagcttcatttaatcaaaccatcaaaaaattaaatagtagtaaaaataaaaagttggaaaaaagttatcactgttcaaaaatgagtgaaaataatatagaaattcgctatattttgaaatttttgtttaaaagagggaagaatgccacgcaagctcccaatgaaatttgtgaagtttacggagacgatgctgtatcagttcgtgtagcacaacaacggttcgctcgcttccgttctggaaatttcgatgtgaaagatgcaccgcGGTCTaatcgacctatcgttgaaaaagtcaatgaaattatggaaaatattagcCACGACCTTCagataagcagccatgacatcgctaggATACTGAACATTTaacatcaaacggttttgaaccatttaaaaaaggctggctacaaaaagaagctctaTGTTTGGGTAgtacatgaattgtctgtgaaaaatttcttggatcgaattaacatctgcgattctctgctgaaacgaaatgaaatcgaatcatTTTTTAAGCGATTTTTAGCAGAAGATGAAAAGTGGATCTCAAATACAGCAATAATaagcgaaaaagatcatggttcaagctttagctcaacaaatggtcgcaaagccaggattgacgcctcgaaaggtagtgctgagtgtttggtgcgattggaaaggaatcatccactatgagtagcttcagcctggtcgaacgattgattctatattttactaactgatgagattgaagcgagcaatcgaaaaaaacggccagaactgatcaacagaaaaggcTTCATCTGCCATCAGCACAACGCTGGACCAcgcacatctttgatgactcggccaAAACTGGAAGAGGTTGgatgggaagttttgatgcatccaccatatagttCACACCTTGCGTTATCGGACTTCCTTttatttcggtcaatgcagaacttccTGAATGGAGGGAAATTGGCTTCAAGAGCAgctcagaaaagttttacactgatggaataatgtctcgaGAGGGAAAATGGCATAAATTGATCGacaaaatgatacatatttcgttcattaaagtttattaataatataaaaaaagtagtttaaggttgattaaaaatacgaaaagactttttcgactatccaatattatatacaaataacaaATTCCTTTGCCCAAAGCTAATGACTGTGCCAAAAATATATCAATGGGGTTTCTTGAGACATTAGGTTatcaatttttatgtatttttgtaatgGTTGAAGTCGATCATTACCACTAATACCGACCAGAGTTCGATCCCTGTACCGACTAAGAtcaaaactattttctttttgttcaaaattcaattCTTTACCAAATaacaatt
This genomic stretch from Bactrocera dorsalis isolate Fly_Bdor chromosome 5, ASM2337382v1, whole genome shotgun sequence harbors:
- the LOC105230084 gene encoding otoferlin isoform X2, coding for MLPMAQNDCFLSMSQDYLICTTIHKARQLGVFTGETFVRITLDKAHRTTKPYARSENPYYNEYFVFEIRCTLTELLRLTVLYEVRKRNACKKTMSHGELLIDLQSVWNQPNRCFFKKWGRLEASIADVSNNTPGACKGYLQIDLAIVTQNSDPNTVLRPHEDMLELNRWQINQDYDNIERNMLQNADNSMQCNIRYNVTLYKAVLTKKSDYLIQVSFAGNHGKTNVCKATTQPEWNYSVCFSWTYPSLSQTFVVQILSHEHLQWKAIADYEIHFDEIAFKDKPALGPTYVHFYDISNPLQYLGRLLVEVDSECLPAGPARDLLTKPVAPLDEKRWWQEETFLVEFLPLQGDFLHGNFSNCKVTMKLAENSSNYVECFLKSYPGKHNNTGTSLKYFRQEAPYKAVYLKITMPDNRYKFDSDYYIQEILDLIESELATFKLFQIKYTNQFVLQAKCFKAIIMNLQSKLKEGAEDKRLEYTGFKETTMWDANRLVYVNSFFEKFPEKLRAMRHKLKTAPAPLIEPTIAEVVDQMVLHSNELKSLLATTRLQDEWPTLLIMLSVSGRNDIAVCRLNAKYFLNAPRDKTASPNSLCWRTRNFIFKDIQCQHSCINCGCNVGVIQGSLGIVVDSERTEYLASITNDWKQTELYYWSPIIHYTVYKCRIFIHQAKIRPGSDSSGLCDGYLRVIFGSQWAQTSTEESTLSPIWNCVICFDVVVFPGSLQWYLKNPPLVAVELYDRDRLTANDYVGCGTVPVSVISMKAADDSAREEPESRLKPNKMVKTRTAMQKYHKLKVISPPPLTWVPIAQHGSVRAEVLMSAELVETTEEIGKMEMPDPTITMNIPTSIKPIMKNFVLEVVFIGFRNYTKTTFGGRHRIKVMMGDLLLTSGLSSTRLKNSINFLVIFASGVVSLPEQLEYWPAIIATDVSVSSKGAETTLGAVLIPDSKRFLQVDKTVKCIPATPGEEGTTMLQIGELEDSETQPLLHREKPTLFQRTLGVFKKSQDPAKLPPIDNTDLTQIIDEAQYSWWTKYYNSIYTYQETGDLSHLYKHSLVIYPNELERQADLGYLHDWAEPVKLVHGVKYKKNSMPKEETYATLKLNIKLVPCKCGANDGGDGIMLRPLAAALNPRYQAELHTLTDLTKIVVRVYVIQGVQLRPHDKNSKSDAYVRLHLGGKTVANRAHYVPNESNPVFGKCFQLDAVLPRDNMLEVSVFDRNLFTDDYIGSTYIDLEDRWRTKHHAAVGISKEYSKSGYNKWRNIATPFEILSELCSQRDLPPPKFLEQRMEVDGVKFKDETRLALDEELQERLSLTALHHLDELPSFGYKLVPEHVETRTLYRRDCPGIEQGKIQLWVELYEGNLNIPPPIDITPHPPQTYELRVVVYGCADITLDERNIFGKKMSDIGVKGWCADKEQSQATDIHYRSFNGEATFNWRMLFPIKYSANEDMMVIKVKSGVLNEYEVKHPPILYLQVWDNDFITKNEFLGMLELNLSNFPEPCTNRRFCTLTNEFAGIKLPEPLARLHAIAQRRRPPVNLFAKKRVRGWFPLHGQIDQMSKDKRLKEQLRSQTGKIEVELEILTEAEAAANPVGVGRNPPNALANPSRPDTSFNPFTNPLKAFQKILLPVIIKGLIILGASALVILILVQFFSNLPYKLLGLR
- the LOC105230084 gene encoding otoferlin isoform X1; this translates as MLPMAQNDCFLSMSQDYLICTTIHKARQLGVFTGETFVRITLDKAHRTTKPYARSENPYYNEYFVFEIRCTLTELLRLTVLYEVRKRNACKKTMSHGELLIDLQSVWNQPNRCFFKKWGRLEASIADVSNNTPGACKGYLQIDLAIVTQNSDPNTVLRPHEDMLELNRWQINQDYDNIERNMLQNADNSMQCNIRYNVTLYKAVLTKKSDYLIQFRFHPFKGKTNVCKATTQPEWNYSVCFSWTYPSLSQTFVVQILSHEHLQWKAIADYEIHFDEIAFKDKPALGPTYVHFYDISNPLQYLGRLLVEVDSECLPAGPARDLLTKPVAPLDEKRWWQEETFLVEFLPLQGDFLHGNFSNCKVTMKLAENSSNYVECFLKSYPGKHNNTGTSLKYFRQEAPYKAVYLKITMPDNRYKFDSDYYIQEILDLIESELATFKLFQIKYTNQFVLQAKCFKAIIMNLQSKLKEGAEDKRLEYTGFKETTMWDANRLVYVNSFFEKFPEKLRAMRHKLKTAPAPLIEPTIAEVVDQMVLHSNELKSLLATTRLQDEWPTLLIMLSVSGRNDIAVCRLNAKYFLNAPRDKTASPNSLCWRTRNFIFKDIQCQHSCINCGCNVGVIQGSLGIVVDSERTEYLASITNDWKQTELYYWSPIIHYTVYKCRIFIHQAKIRPGSDSSGLCDGYLRVIFGSQWAQTSTEESTLSPIWNCVICFDVVVFPGSLQWYLKNPPLVAVELYDRDRLTANDYVGCGTVPVSVISMKAADDSAREEPESRLKPNKMVKTRTAMQKYHKLKVISPPPLTWVPIAQHGSVRAEVLMSAELVETTEEIGKMEMPDPTITMNIPTSIKPIMKNFVLEVVFIGFRNYTKTTFGGRHRIKVMMGDLLLTSGLSSTRLKNSINFLVIFASGVVSLPEQLEYWPAIIATDVSVSSKGAETTLGAVLIPDSKRFLQVDKTVKCIPATPGEEGTTMLQIGELEDSETQPLLHREKPTLFQRTLGVFKKSQDPAKLPPIDNTDLTQIIDEAQYSWWTKYYNSIYTYQETGDLSHLYKHSLVIYPNELERQADLGYLHDWAEPVKLVHGVKYKKNSMPKEETYATLKLNIKLVPCKCGANDGGDGIMLRPLAAALNPRYQAELHTLTDLTKIVVRVYVIQGVQLRPHDKNSKSDAYVRLHLGGKTVANRAHYVPNESNPVFGKCFQLDAVLPRDNMLEVSVFDRNLFTDDYIGSTYIDLEDRWRTKHHAAVGISKEYSKSGYNKWRNIATPFEILSELCSQRDLPPPKFLEQRMEVDGVKFKDETRLALDEELQERLSLTALHHLDELPSFGYKLVPEHVETRTLYRRDCPGIEQGKIQLWVELYEGNLNIPPPIDITPHPPQTYELRVVVYGCADITLDERNIFGKKMSDIGVKGWCADKEQSQATDIHYRSFNGEATFNWRMLFPIKYSANEDMMVIKVKSGVLNEYEVKHPPILYLQVWDNDFITKNEFLGMLELNLSNFPEPCTNRRFCTLTNEFAGIKLPEPLARLHAIAQRRRPPVNLFAKKRVRGWFPLHGQIDQMSKDKRLKEQLRSQTGKIEVELEILTEAEAAANPVGVGRNPPNALANPSRPDTSFNPFTNPLKAFQKILLPVIIKGLIILGASALVILILVQFFSNLPYKLLGLR